In Arachis hypogaea cultivar Tifrunner chromosome 17, arahy.Tifrunner.gnm2.J5K5, whole genome shotgun sequence, a single window of DNA contains:
- the LOC140181049 gene encoding uncharacterized protein yields MILRTPISTINKEDRLIWPKRMDGVYTIKTGYQCAKKEKEFANMNQASSSVKYGKLWKKVWGMQVPQKIKMFSWKACHNIIAVNANLYKKKLTKCPLCRICEEKEETVEHAILLCNWTRAAWFGAQVQCLPTYDSVKSFAEWLKKSIQKIREEGKEMQDELISRLGFLCWSMWKSRNQYVFQNIGINPKSTIIRAAISESEYKRAIDKVQSIQNNRTRERGRRVTWIAPPKDWLKINIDASFCSQTGRAVTTAVVRNWKGSVITGSATKIITNSSLSAEAYAFREALIMAQNLQFDKSIIETDCQALAQALKSKGSIGEIDAIIRDIQNLITEISQIRITWVPREGNKLAHTVAKLADGDGLNRSWTCDPPQQLKNIIREDRQKQPS; encoded by the coding sequence ATGATTCTTAGAACCCCAATAAGCACAATTAACAAAGAGGATAGGCTTATTTGGCCAAAAAGGATGGATGGTGTTTATACCATTAAAACTGGATATCAATGtgccaaaaaagaaaaagaatttgcTAACATGAACCAAGCATCTTCAAGTGTTAAGTATGGGAAGCTGTGGAAAAAAGTATGGGGGATGCAAGTTCCCCAAAAAATAAAGATGTTTTCATGGAAGGCTTGCCATAATATAATTGCTGTTAATGCAAATCTCTATAAAAAGAAACTAACTAAGTGTCCTTTGTGCAGGATttgtgaagaaaaagaagagacagTGGAGCATGCTATTTTGTTATGCAATTGGACAAGAGCAGCTTGGTTCGGGGCCCAGGTACAATGTTTACCCACATATGACTCAGTAAAATCTTTTGCAGAATGGTTAAAGAAAAGCATTCAAAAAATTAGGGAAGAGGGTAAAGAGATGCAGGACGAGTTAATAAGTAGGCTGGGATTTCTATGTTGGTCAATGTGGAAGAGTAGAAATCAATATGTGTTCCAAAATATAGGAATTAATCCAAAATCAACAATTATCAGAGCAGCTATCTCAGAATCAGAATACAAGAGGGCTATAGATAAAGTTCAGAGTATACAGAATAATAGAACAAGAGAGAGAGGCAGAAGAGTAACCTGGATAGCGCCTCCCAAGGATTGGTTGAAAATTAACATTGATGCATCTTTTTGCAGCCAAACGGGAAGAGCAGTAACCACAGCTGTTGTAAGGAATTGGAAGGGGTCAGTGATAACTGGTTCAGCAACAAAAATCATAACCAATTCCAGTTTGTCAGCCGAGGCCTATGCTTTCAGGGAGGCATTAATTATGGCACAAAATCTGCAATTTGACAAATCAATAATTGAAACAGATTGTCAAGCTCTTGCTCAAGCTTTAAAATCGAAAGGTTCAATAGGGGAAATTGATGCAATTATCAGAGATATCCAGAATTTGATAACAGAAATTTCGCAAATAAGGATAACATGGGTTCCAAGAGAAGGAAACAAATTAGCACATACAGTGGCTAAATTGGCAGATGGAGATGGACTTAATCGATCGTGGACTTGTGATCCTCCGCAACAATTAAAGAATATCATCCGAGAAGATCGGCAAAAGCAACCATCTTAG